One window from the genome of Paenibacillus azoreducens encodes:
- a CDS encoding CgeB family protein: protein MLWEGRKVAEISESYRKGYGDGYRLGICRAVEQRVPLPQPRFRDMKILYVLQGFHAIDQGVSEALRSLVRECIVVEAPNMLKMAEKERPDLVFVMNGLHVFPENHLEDVGKIREIGIPTAVWFVDDPYFTEDTARMCTGYDIVFTHELGCVPFYREHGASRVHYLPLAVNTNMFKPQRPGPEHLYDICFIGNAFWNRVAIFDEMAPFLADKSVLIAGGFWERLTQTEKLSRSLHMGFIPPEDTVNYYNGAKIVINIHRPDEYGQDNRNIHQVRAKSINPRTYEINACGTLQITDVREDTNLHYRPGYDIVTFGSVTELQEKISYYLEHEDERLKIAWRGLWTTRKEHTFVSRMKELLELV, encoded by the coding sequence ATGCTGTGGGAGGGAAGAAAAGTGGCAGAAATCAGCGAAAGTTACCGTAAAGGTTACGGGGACGGCTATAGACTGGGCATATGTCGGGCCGTGGAACAACGCGTGCCATTACCGCAGCCCCGTTTCCGGGATATGAAAATACTGTATGTTCTACAGGGCTTTCACGCTATTGATCAGGGAGTGTCCGAGGCGCTCCGCAGCTTGGTCAGGGAATGCATCGTGGTGGAAGCCCCAAACATGCTCAAGATGGCTGAAAAGGAACGACCCGATCTGGTTTTTGTTATGAACGGGCTGCATGTATTTCCCGAAAACCATCTGGAGGACGTTGGGAAAATTCGCGAGATAGGCATCCCAACGGCAGTTTGGTTCGTTGACGATCCGTATTTTACGGAAGATACGGCCCGGATGTGCACCGGATACGACATCGTGTTCACCCATGAATTGGGATGCGTTCCGTTTTACCGCGAGCATGGGGCTTCAAGGGTGCATTATTTGCCGTTGGCCGTTAATACGAATATGTTTAAGCCGCAGCGTCCGGGACCCGAGCATTTGTACGATATTTGTTTTATCGGTAATGCATTCTGGAACAGGGTGGCAATATTTGATGAAATGGCTCCGTTTCTGGCGGATAAGAGCGTGCTGATTGCCGGAGGATTTTGGGAAAGGCTCACCCAAACCGAAAAGCTCAGCCGTTCGCTTCATATGGGTTTTATTCCGCCGGAGGATACCGTCAATTATTACAACGGAGCCAAAATCGTCATTAATATTCACCGTCCGGACGAGTATGGGCAGGACAACCGGAACATCCATCAGGTCAGAGCCAAATCCATCAATCCCCGCACTTATGAGATCAATGCCTGCGGGACTCTTCAGATTACGGACGTTCGTGAGGATACGAATTTGCACTACAGACCGGGCTATGACATCGTCACTTTCGGTTCAGTCACAGAACTGCAGGAAAAGATCAGTTATTACCTGGAACATGAGGATGAGCGGCTCAAGATAGCATGGCGCGGCTTGTGGACTACGCGCAAGGAGCATACCTTCGTTTCAAGAATGAAAGAATTGCTGGAGCTTGTTTAA
- a CDS encoding glycosyltransferase family 2 protein → MMRQPGLTSIIIPTFNGLDMLASCIEAIRKYTEVPYEIIVVDNASTDRTDAYCIREGIPFISLPANEGFPKACNLGMKAARGDYLLLLNNDVTVTRNWLTNLLAAVDSSENIGLAGPVTNEASGRQKVEVAYSDLSDFQKIAAANNRSDTGRWIEAKRIIGMCMLIKREVVSRIGYLDEAYSPGHYEDDDYCHRARIAGFRLLICSDVLVHHKGSASFERSRPEELQALIERNYRLFMNKWNFDPREYI, encoded by the coding sequence ATGATGCGGCAGCCGGGATTGACCAGCATCATTATCCCGACTTTTAACGGGTTGGATATGTTGGCCTCATGTATCGAAGCCATCCGAAAATATACCGAAGTTCCGTATGAAATTATCGTAGTGGATAATGCATCAACGGATAGAACGGATGCGTACTGCATCCGCGAAGGAATTCCCTTTATTTCCCTGCCTGCCAATGAAGGATTTCCCAAGGCATGTAATCTTGGCATGAAGGCAGCGAGAGGAGACTATCTTCTTCTGCTTAACAACGATGTGACCGTGACGCGGAACTGGCTGACGAATTTACTTGCTGCCGTGGATAGCAGCGAAAACATCGGTTTGGCCGGACCCGTGACAAATGAAGCAAGCGGCAGGCAGAAGGTGGAGGTGGCCTACAGCGATCTGTCTGATTTCCAGAAAATTGCCGCAGCGAATAACCGCTCGGATACCGGACGCTGGATCGAGGCTAAGCGGATCATCGGTATGTGTATGCTGATCAAAAGAGAGGTTGTGAGCCGGATCGGATACCTGGACGAAGCTTACTCCCCCGGGCATTATGAAGATGATGATTACTGCCACCGCGCCAGGATCGCAGGTTTCAGGCTCCTGATATGCAGCGATGTGCTCGTTCATCACAAGGGAAGCGCAAGCTTCGAACGATCACGGCCGGAAGAACTGCAGGCACTAATCGAAAGAAATTATCGTTTGTTCATGAATAAATGGAATTTTGATCCGCGCGAATATATCTAA
- a CDS encoding glycosyltransferase family 2 protein codes for MNGRKKVAGQKRRINRQPIMNIKRKKTLFKIKRRSYAAPKGNRESLLRGALNAGWKAGSMARTEAEDSKLHFYESKLQQSFVEWMNANLRQRPEYDRMKRLSTAFCRGYANALGRREHGIPLLLRGSAAAVVCASSEEDSIDAMLNELERLPLREIIVVLNGCRDNSYALSRGHRLVTVVYHPEPLGHDVGRSIGARLAGADNILFCDGDLVIQAEDLAPFLYAVDGDCDVALNDLNGYLPMFVHQDEVTHCKSFLNMVLGRSDLGANSMTAVPHALSGRLLRELNPVHLTVPPKAQVMAILGGYLVKAVHAVDVFSSNRKRRDNVGRSNAVAGMIIGDHAEALQEIFERRGAIGPAGYLSRKDVAMRRNAI; via the coding sequence ATGAACGGCAGAAAAAAAGTGGCAGGCCAAAAAAGGCGCATAAACCGGCAGCCGATCATGAACATAAAAAGGAAAAAAACTCTTTTCAAAATAAAACGGCGTTCTTATGCCGCCCCAAAGGGGAACAGGGAATCCCTGCTTCGCGGCGCGTTAAACGCCGGATGGAAGGCTGGAAGCATGGCGCGGACGGAAGCGGAGGATTCCAAGCTGCACTTCTACGAATCCAAACTTCAGCAATCATTTGTGGAATGGATGAACGCTAATCTACGTCAGAGGCCGGAATACGATCGCATGAAGCGCTTGTCAACGGCCTTTTGTCGGGGATATGCCAACGCTTTAGGCCGCCGTGAGCATGGAATACCGCTTCTGCTGCGGGGGAGCGCTGCTGCGGTCGTCTGCGCAAGCAGCGAAGAAGACAGCATTGACGCGATGCTGAACGAGCTGGAACGGCTGCCGCTGCGGGAAATTATCGTCGTTCTGAACGGCTGCCGCGACAACAGCTATGCGCTCTCCCGGGGCCATCGGCTGGTAACGGTCGTTTACCATCCGGAACCGCTCGGGCATGACGTTGGAAGAAGCATTGGCGCCAGACTTGCCGGAGCGGACAACATTCTGTTCTGCGACGGGGATTTGGTAATTCAGGCAGAAGATCTGGCTCCTTTTTTATATGCGGTGGATGGTGACTGCGATGTGGCCTTGAATGACCTGAACGGGTATTTACCGATGTTCGTGCATCAGGATGAGGTGACTCATTGCAAAAGCTTTTTGAACATGGTATTAGGGCGCAGCGATTTAGGGGCGAATTCCATGACGGCTGTCCCGCATGCGCTTTCGGGACGTTTGCTCAGGGAACTGAATCCGGTGCATCTGACCGTCCCCCCGAAAGCGCAGGTCATGGCGATTCTGGGAGGTTACCTGGTTAAGGCCGTACATGCCGTTGACGTCTTCTCCAGCAACAGAAAGCGACGAGATAATGTCGGCAGAAGCAATGCGGTAGCGGGAATGATTATCGGAGATCATGCGGAGGCCTTGCAGGAAATATTCGAGCGGCGCGGAGCCATTGGTCCGGCGGGCTACTTATCCCGCAAGGATGTCGCCATGCGGAGAAATGCCATATGA
- a CDS encoding glycosyltransferase family 2 protein, translating into MRKPTAQKRHLQRGRKRSGKVRLLRRKSCEHPVVSVIIPAMNEQKTIGHVIREARRVHEACEVIVVANGCTDRTAEIAAAMGAKVLQFEQPLGHDAGRTVGAEAASGQALLFVDADMKVGHEHLRPFLNAVLNGTDVALNRYRGLVRLRQVHPVVLAKHTLNSTLKRPDLSGASLTAVPHAISRRAADIIGTANLSVPPLAQAIAIRSGLKVEAVHEVPVGRLNRRRSKLNGRDLLSQVVINDHLQALAWYLSQTDPRAGFSDLGRDRNRVGR; encoded by the coding sequence ATGCGCAAACCAACCGCACAAAAACGCCATCTGCAGAGGGGAAGAAAAAGAAGCGGCAAAGTACGCCTTTTGAGACGCAAAAGCTGTGAACATCCGGTCGTTTCGGTCATTATCCCCGCGATGAATGAGCAAAAGACGATTGGCCATGTCATTCGTGAAGCCCGGCGGGTCCACGAGGCATGCGAAGTGATCGTCGTGGCCAACGGCTGCACCGACCGAACGGCGGAAATTGCGGCAGCAATGGGAGCTAAGGTACTGCAGTTTGAGCAGCCGCTTGGCCATGACGCAGGTCGGACCGTCGGCGCCGAAGCGGCGTCAGGGCAAGCGCTGCTGTTTGTGGATGCGGATATGAAGGTTGGGCATGAGCATCTGCGCCCTTTTCTGAATGCGGTATTGAACGGAACCGACGTGGCGCTGAACAGGTATCGCGGCCTGGTTCGCCTCCGTCAGGTGCATCCTGTGGTTTTAGCCAAGCATACGCTGAATTCAACGCTTAAGCGTCCCGATCTTTCGGGGGCTTCGCTGACTGCGGTTCCGCATGCGATCAGCCGCCGAGCAGCCGATATCATTGGAACCGCCAATCTTTCCGTTCCTCCGCTTGCTCAGGCCATAGCCATCAGGTCCGGCCTGAAGGTGGAGGCCGTCCATGAGGTGCCTGTCGGCAGGCTGAACCGGCGCAGAAGCAAATTAAACGGCAGGGATCTGCTATCGCAGGTAGTGATTAACGACCATCTGCAGGCACTCGCGTGGTATTTGTCCCAAACGGATCCTCGCGCCGGATTTAGCGACCTGGGCCGGGACAGAAACAGGGTGGGAAGGTGA
- a CDS encoding glycosyltransferase family 2 protein — MRRTKMRKPANQDYHHMESNLITDAGIRYRLGYERGYEQGVARGRETFGQPFHGTSIVIPSYNQVDYLARCIESIETHTTEPYEIIVVDNGSTDGTASYLEKRAGQLRFALLEANKGFAGGVNQGLMMAKGDTIVILNNDTLVTPGWLTHMMQCLLSDPMIGVVGPATNYISGEQQIDVPYDTVDEMWEYAAVRGKPDKSKWKVTDRLVGFCLLFRRELLKNIGYFDEGFRIGNYEDEDWMIRLRLRGLKLVIAGDSFIHHFGSVSMKKLGQEQFEEIHSQNEQYYTKKWGDPHSWVNEVRQSGLLFRNGTHIGRAGTSADFFPSHVLIRDQGEQRFLLYHGCKYPYSGLEEQEGIEPVLLSRLDIRSIPTAANEMTWEEMMRLSVNSNGQPADGQLFRSGDGTVYQWGKDMIRPFVSDFALERWNLKERIITNLPEELLQSVPRGLPVIAPPILQNPVL, encoded by the coding sequence TTGAGAAGAACAAAGATGCGAAAGCCTGCGAATCAGGATTACCATCACATGGAAAGTAACCTCATAACCGATGCGGGCATACGCTATCGGCTAGGTTACGAGCGGGGATACGAGCAGGGGGTTGCCAGGGGCAGGGAGACATTCGGCCAGCCTTTCCACGGCACGAGCATCGTTATTCCCAGCTACAATCAGGTGGATTATTTGGCACGCTGCATTGAGAGCATCGAGACTCATACGACCGAGCCTTATGAAATCATCGTAGTGGATAACGGCTCGACGGATGGCACCGCTTCTTATCTTGAAAAAAGAGCCGGACAACTGCGCTTTGCGCTGCTTGAGGCGAACAAAGGATTTGCTGGCGGCGTCAATCAAGGCCTCATGATGGCCAAAGGAGATACCATCGTCATCTTGAATAACGACACGCTGGTAACCCCGGGCTGGCTCACCCATATGATGCAATGTCTGCTGAGCGATCCTATGATCGGGGTTGTTGGTCCGGCAACGAATTATATCAGCGGAGAACAGCAAATTGATGTTCCCTACGATACGGTAGATGAGATGTGGGAATATGCCGCTGTCCGAGGCAAGCCGGATAAAAGCAAATGGAAGGTAACCGATCGGCTTGTCGGGTTCTGCCTTCTTTTCCGGCGGGAACTGCTGAAGAACATCGGTTATTTCGACGAAGGATTCCGGATCGGGAATTACGAGGACGAGGATTGGATGATCCGGCTCCGGCTCCGTGGATTAAAGCTTGTCATCGCCGGGGATTCGTTTATTCATCATTTTGGCAGCGTCAGCATGAAGAAGCTGGGTCAGGAGCAATTTGAAGAGATTCATAGCCAGAACGAGCAGTATTATACGAAAAAATGGGGGGATCCCCATAGTTGGGTGAATGAGGTTCGGCAAAGCGGTTTACTTTTCAGAAACGGCACTCACATCGGCCGGGCCGGAACGTCCGCCGACTTTTTCCCTTCCCATGTGTTGATCCGGGATCAAGGAGAGCAAAGATTTTTGCTTTATCATGGCTGCAAATATCCGTACAGCGGTTTGGAGGAACAGGAAGGGATCGAGCCGGTGCTGCTGTCCAGACTGGATATCCGCAGCATCCCCACGGCAGCGAATGAAATGACGTGGGAAGAGATGATGAGGCTGTCCGTGAATTCAAATGGTCAACCGGCTGACGGGCAACTATTTCGCAGCGGGGACGGGACCGTTTATCAATGGGGAAAAGACATGATCCGCCCATTTGTTTCAGATTTTGCGCTTGAGCGGTGGAACTTGAAGGAAAGGATCATCACGAATCTCCCTGAGGAATTGCTTCAATCCGTTCCCCGGGGGCTGCCGGTGATTGCCCCGCCGATACTGCAGAATCCCGTTCTGTAA
- a CDS encoding nucleoside-diphosphate sugar epimerase has product MQNKIDEIITHMSHSHQQMARVLEAERHMAVRMSQIIHDLPDSDPEFDGVSGIIESSGQINKNIVAYLGGIADLEEALAETLNHVVKELGINEEE; this is encoded by the coding sequence ATGCAGAACAAAATTGATGAAATTATAACCCATATGTCGCATTCCCACCAACAGATGGCCAGAGTTCTGGAAGCCGAACGCCATATGGCGGTCCGGATGTCCCAGATTATACATGATCTGCCGGATTCTGACCCTGAATTTGATGGCGTTAGCGGAATCATCGAGAGCTCCGGGCAAATCAATAAAAACATCGTCGCCTATCTGGGGGGGATCGCAGATCTGGAGGAAGCGCTCGCGGAAACTCTGAATCATGTTGTGAAAGAGCTTGGAATCAATGAGGAAGAGTAA
- a CDS encoding glycosyltransferase family 4 protein has product MRTYKPRLMLFSHVSNTASITGAEKLLLLFCLQLTPFLECILVAPYEGKLTAYARKQGITVRIQPYPLLFGMYQPGERLEQEAEELRNQPDFASVVHCIQETAPDIVLTNTIVNVLPAMAAKTLGIPVLWKITEIMTATGYTASVMSVVEKYSDCLIAISEASARIFREAVSKPIFLIPPSADNKLLRPAQMLIRNEYRKVLHLKDSHFCIGYISSFIQPEKGLLEFIGMARILAESHPDCQFAVIGNPADQAYHDRCISEVNASGYGTRFRFVPFVESVHTAYSAMDILVVPSIVQEGFGMTALEGMLCGKPVVSFDSGGLGELMRNTGNGYFVVPVGDHAALAAKVSELLNTPSLLKNTGNRNAITAKAVYGMDVYRQKIQAFILELQQSYPVWMSGAISRSLNASKESMPTPLPSPKRLHARPKRKTRRKRRHGKSAWSQVSASSLGSRRKKRKAGAGRRFKRRSKSTRRK; this is encoded by the coding sequence ATGAGAACGTATAAGCCCAGACTCATGTTATTCTCCCATGTCAGCAATACGGCCAGCATTACGGGGGCCGAAAAGCTCCTTCTGTTGTTCTGCCTTCAATTAACCCCTTTTTTGGAATGTATCCTGGTGGCTCCGTATGAAGGCAAATTGACAGCCTACGCGCGAAAACAGGGCATTACGGTACGAATCCAACCCTACCCCTTGTTATTTGGCATGTATCAACCCGGCGAACGGCTGGAACAAGAAGCGGAGGAACTCCGGAACCAACCGGACTTCGCATCCGTCGTCCATTGCATCCAAGAAACCGCGCCAGATATCGTTTTGACCAATACCATTGTCAATGTCTTGCCCGCAATGGCGGCAAAAACGCTAGGCATACCAGTTCTTTGGAAAATTACCGAGATTATGACGGCAACCGGGTACACGGCGTCTGTCATGTCCGTGGTAGAGAAGTACAGCGATTGCCTGATCGCCATCTCTGAGGCGTCGGCCCGGATCTTCCGCGAAGCCGTCTCCAAACCAATCTTTCTTATTCCTCCGTCCGCAGACAATAAGCTGCTCCGTCCTGCACAGATGCTGATCCGAAACGAATACCGCAAGGTACTTCACCTGAAGGACTCCCACTTCTGCATCGGTTACATCTCTTCTTTTATCCAACCGGAAAAAGGGCTGCTCGAATTTATCGGCATGGCGCGCATTTTGGCCGAATCTCACCCGGATTGCCAGTTTGCCGTCATCGGAAACCCGGCGGATCAGGCGTATCATGATCGCTGCATATCTGAAGTGAACGCCTCCGGTTACGGAACCCGCTTCCGGTTCGTACCTTTTGTGGAATCGGTGCACACGGCATACAGCGCGATGGATATTCTAGTCGTTCCAAGCATTGTACAGGAAGGTTTCGGTATGACTGCCCTTGAAGGCATGCTCTGCGGCAAACCGGTCGTGTCCTTTGACTCCGGAGGATTAGGGGAACTGATGAGGAATACGGGGAACGGGTATTTCGTCGTACCCGTTGGCGACCATGCTGCGCTTGCGGCCAAGGTATCCGAACTGCTGAATACCCCCTCGCTGTTGAAGAATACGGGAAACAGGAACGCGATCACAGCGAAGGCCGTGTACGGCATGGATGTTTATCGCCAGAAGATTCAAGCTTTTATTCTTGAACTGCAGCAGAGCTATCCTGTTTGGATGAGCGGAGCCATATCCCGCAGCCTAAATGCGAGTAAGGAATCCATGCCAACGCCCTTGCCATCCCCGAAACGCTTACATGCCCGGCCAAAGAGAAAAACAAGAAGGAAACGAAGGCATGGAAAATCGGCCTGGAGCCAAGTGTCCGCTTCATCACTCGGAAGCCGCCGAAAAAAAAGAAAGGCGGGAGCAGGCAGGCGTTTCAAACGTCGCTCCAAATCAACCAGAAGAAAATAG
- a CDS encoding restriction endonuclease subunit S encodes MSREQAFLHMLDAASKMQWSIAMILEAKAVEAEKVRNWAINHLTVDAFQTHNEQLKEPLQIHEQIIELLEGLTKLENGLCSNLKAVLVQEESGGLSEDDGMFGSGFDLGDIGK; translated from the coding sequence ATGAGCAGGGAACAAGCCTTTTTGCATATGCTGGACGCTGCTTCCAAAATGCAATGGAGCATCGCCATGATTTTGGAAGCCAAAGCGGTCGAGGCGGAAAAAGTCAGGAATTGGGCAATAAACCATTTGACCGTCGATGCTTTTCAAACGCATAATGAACAACTTAAGGAACCGCTTCAGATTCACGAGCAAATCATTGAGCTGCTTGAGGGACTTACCAAGCTTGAAAACGGACTCTGCAGTAATCTAAAAGCGGTGCTGGTTCAGGAAGAGAGCGGCGGGCTTTCCGAGGATGACGGCATGTTTGGCTCTGGCTTTGATTTAGGGGATATCGGCAAATGA
- a CDS encoding sugar phosphate nucleotidyltransferase, which translates to MKGIVLAGGTGTRMYPLTRLINKHLLPVGKYPMIVYGIDRLRKAGITDIIIVIGKQFSGLYAGFLGSGMEFGVNIAYRIQEEAGGIAEALGLARGFVADGERFVVLLGDNLFMDDLTPFVSSYELQPEGTAKVLLKHVNDARRYGVPVFDEKQQGLITTIEEKPAVPKSSYCVTGIYMYDTAVFDIISQIRPSERGELEITDVNNVYAGQGKLEYDILQKWWIDAGTFESLQEAGRRMKGMFP; encoded by the coding sequence GTGAAAGGCATCGTTTTGGCAGGCGGGACAGGAACAAGGATGTATCCGCTGACCCGGCTGATCAATAAGCATTTGCTTCCTGTAGGGAAGTACCCCATGATTGTCTACGGCATCGACAGGCTGCGAAAGGCGGGAATCACCGACATCATCATCGTCATCGGCAAGCAGTTTTCCGGTTTGTACGCGGGATTTTTGGGCAGCGGTATGGAATTTGGCGTTAACATAGCATACCGGATTCAGGAAGAGGCAGGCGGCATTGCGGAGGCGCTGGGGCTCGCCCGCGGGTTTGTGGCTGATGGAGAGCGCTTTGTCGTTTTGTTAGGCGACAATTTGTTTATGGATGATTTGACTCCTTTCGTCAGCAGCTATGAACTGCAGCCGGAAGGAACAGCCAAAGTGCTTTTGAAGCATGTGAATGATGCCAGACGTTACGGGGTGCCTGTTTTTGATGAAAAACAGCAGGGGCTGATTACGACAATCGAGGAAAAGCCTGCGGTCCCCAAGTCCTCTTATTGCGTTACCGGAATATATATGTACGATACGGCGGTTTTTGATATCATTTCGCAGATCAGGCCCTCGGAACGGGGGGAGCTTGAAATCACGGATGTCAATAACGTCTATGCAGGGCAGGGCAAACTGGAATATGATATTCTCCAAAAATGGTGGATTGACGCAGGCACCTTCGAATCACTTCAGGAAGCTGGCCGGCGGATGAAGGGGATGTTCCCATGA
- a CDS encoding CgeB family protein, with translation MSTIKRRNRVVQPVRVSPVEEARTQGRKAGYLGGYEEGYLKGRADYIFKTHSATFPFRPLHILYVASGKGFPYSPIDEAISSTLQGLVAQLTVIEPGQLTSEAVYQVMPDLVLVLDGMFVPNSQLDIIRQQGFKTAVWLTDDPYYTDMTMGNVSHYDYVFTLESECIPIYQQLGCPRVYHLPFAAYPGHFKPIGMPSVQRREVSFIGSAYWNRIDFLNPIMDRLMQHNTIINGIWWDRLPSYAAYEDRIEVNKWMEPEQTAEAYSASKIVINLHRSHEDDSFNNNTTKIPAASPNPRTFEISACGTLQLSDNRSDLAKFYTPGREIETYSSPAELIDKIEYYLTHEKERRDIALGALERTLREHTYGHRLNQMLSVIFA, from the coding sequence ATGTCAACCATCAAACGCCGGAACAGAGTCGTGCAACCCGTGCGGGTAAGTCCGGTTGAAGAAGCACGGACGCAAGGACGCAAAGCTGGCTACCTGGGAGGATACGAAGAAGGATATTTGAAAGGACGTGCCGATTATATCTTCAAAACTCATTCCGCAACATTCCCTTTTCGTCCGCTTCATATCCTGTACGTCGCCTCGGGAAAGGGATTCCCATATTCCCCGATCGATGAGGCCATTTCCTCCACGTTGCAAGGGTTGGTAGCACAGCTGACCGTCATTGAGCCTGGACAGCTGACTAGCGAAGCCGTTTATCAAGTCATGCCGGATCTAGTTCTGGTACTGGACGGTATGTTCGTACCAAACAGTCAGCTGGATATCATTCGCCAGCAGGGATTCAAAACAGCCGTCTGGCTGACGGATGATCCTTATTATACCGATATGACCATGGGAAATGTCAGTCATTACGATTACGTATTTACGCTTGAATCCGAATGCATACCGATTTATCAGCAGCTCGGCTGCCCCCGGGTTTATCATTTGCCATTCGCGGCTTATCCGGGGCATTTTAAACCGATAGGAATGCCATCCGTTCAGCGCCGGGAAGTCAGCTTCATCGGTTCAGCGTACTGGAACCGTATCGATTTCCTGAATCCGATCATGGATCGTTTGATGCAGCATAATACCATCATCAACGGTATCTGGTGGGATCGTTTGCCCAGCTATGCCGCCTACGAAGATCGGATTGAGGTGAATAAATGGATGGAGCCGGAGCAAACGGCCGAGGCCTATTCCGCTTCCAAGATCGTCATCAATCTCCATCGCTCCCACGAAGATGATTCCTTCAATAACAATACGACCAAAATACCTGCCGCATCCCCGAATCCGAGGACCTTTGAAATCTCCGCCTGCGGGACCCTACAGCTCAGCGATAACCGCAGCGACCTAGCCAAATTCTACACGCCAGGCAGGGAAATCGAGACATACAGTTCTCCGGCAGAACTTATTGACAAGATCGAATACTATCTGACTCATGAAAAAGAACGCAGAGACATCGCTTTGGGCGCTCTTGAGCGGACGCTGCGCGAGCATACCTATGGCCATCGGCTGAACCAAATGCTGTCCGTTATTTTCGCTTGA
- a CDS encoding GT-D fold domain-containing glycosyltransferase, translated as MTRPPQKTAAFVPYRKKAVAVRTGRKPKARRGRTAAGPTRMRSRWRERGSSRSHADRRRNILPALPGMKGQLPEDHRITEEGPAAHIQPSDGGQTRTDSYKEGFDVGYRAGSTVGAEEEMGSLLPPYTVLPEVSAREVMAAGLMQYLPRLKNLLRPDEVYRRLAESLSEKRPLSVVRLGDGELLALAHDTVLPLEQAKAAGPFLPLAGLTLPDYNARSQLAAAVRGADIIGIPSSRLPTYQGLLFPILRYYGIAYEPLLFTISTINYALHEQGLLQQLLRNRRVLTIGNFARQLGEVLSASSVETIGSITPVNGFADIPRVLAEAAEYPFDIALVASGIPAVVICQRIAGELGKTAIDFGHLANKLVSGELSYN; from the coding sequence ATGACACGGCCACCCCAGAAGACTGCAGCCTTCGTTCCATACCGGAAGAAGGCTGTTGCCGTAAGAACGGGAAGAAAACCGAAAGCAAGGCGTGGTCGTACGGCCGCAGGGCCGACGCGGATGAGATCCCGATGGCGTGAGCGCGGATCTTCAAGAAGTCATGCTGACCGCCGCCGCAATATCCTTCCTGCACTGCCCGGGATGAAGGGACAATTGCCGGAAGATCACCGGATTACAGAAGAAGGGCCCGCAGCCCATATCCAACCATCAGACGGCGGGCAGACACGGACAGATTCCTATAAGGAAGGCTTTGACGTAGGATACAGGGCGGGCAGCACGGTGGGCGCGGAAGAGGAAATGGGCTCGCTTCTGCCCCCTTACACGGTTCTGCCCGAGGTATCTGCAAGGGAGGTTATGGCAGCAGGTTTGATGCAGTACTTGCCAAGGCTGAAGAATCTTCTCCGTCCGGACGAAGTTTATCGGCGTCTCGCGGAGTCGCTGAGTGAAAAACGGCCGCTTTCGGTTGTGCGCTTGGGAGACGGCGAACTGCTAGCTTTGGCGCATGATACGGTCCTTCCATTGGAACAAGCTAAGGCGGCAGGGCCTTTCCTTCCGTTAGCAGGCCTGACCTTGCCTGATTACAACGCCCGCAGCCAGCTTGCCGCAGCGGTACGCGGCGCGGATATCATCGGAATTCCGTCCTCGCGGCTTCCTACCTATCAGGGCCTGCTGTTCCCGATTTTGCGTTATTATGGCATCGCGTACGAGCCTCTTCTTTTCACCATTTCCACCATCAATTATGCTCTGCATGAGCAAGGGCTGCTTCAGCAGCTCCTGCGAAACAGAAGGGTGCTTACAATCGGCAATTTTGCCCGGCAACTGGGTGAAGTGCTTTCGGCGTCCTCCGTAGAGACAATCGGGAGCATAACCCCTGTGAACGGGTTTGCAGATATTCCCCGCGTTCTTGCTGAAGCGGCCGAATATCCTTTTGATATAGCGCTTGTAGCCAGTGGCATTCCTGCCGTAGTGATCTGTCAGAGAATAGCGGGGGAGCTTGGAAAAACGGCGATTGATTTTGGGCATTTAGCCAATAAGCTGGTTTCGGGCGAACTTTCATACAATTAG